In a single window of the Paenibacillus sp. MMS20-IR301 genome:
- the helD gene encoding RNA polymerase recycling motor HelD, with protein MKNLSDWQQEEQWLEQVKEKLHAEIAGLEPEVGQLKEQAADIRKRFWEEVTVNTSTDEDFQETFLTVNQQSMVLSERERRYARRLQQWRNMKRLLPSPYFGRIDFHEDGQSTAEQVYIGVSSFADTDGLNFIVYDWRTPIASLYYDYPPGSAAFETPGGLITGTMELKRQYLIRNGQLQHLFDSSVTIGDELLQQVLGKGADSQMKSIVATIQAEQNAIIRNDSSRMLIVQGAAGSGKTSAALQRVAYLLYKHRERLTADQIVLFSPNPMFNSYVSTVLPELGEENMQQATFQEYLETWLGDDFRLEDPFDQIEYVLTDLDGEGYAARMQAMEYKASETYLQALQGYSRWLGHEGMLFKDIIFRERVIISGEQMKSKLYSLDPSIRLANRIALVQKWLLEELGRLEKEEQGAAWVEEELNYLDSSQYAEVFRMLHSERGVFDFAEKFERIQEVMQNKRRKDESDFDYAEREEALLSQMVVKKQFRPLRRSVKQFLFADISGLYRQLFRDEQAYREMTGEAGVPEHWTEICDQTKAKLDRLELFYEDATPYLYLKELIEGTRTNTQVRHLFIDEGQDYSMFQYEFLRKLFPRARMTVLGDFGQAIFTQATNLSGSRSPLVQLYGEEETRQFQLVRSYRSTFEIVEFTKPLLPGGEAIIPFERRGRKPVLVKTQGDEQRAGRIAKDLAALKAEAYNSIAVITKTAAESVEAYEALEAAGVPGLRLVTKKTPNFEQGIQVIPAYLAKGVEFDAVLIYDAAPQTYQRESERKLFYTACTRAMHRLQLYTNGEWTPFVQAVDASLYELDEG; from the coding sequence ATGAAGAATCTGAGTGACTGGCAACAGGAGGAGCAGTGGCTGGAGCAGGTTAAGGAGAAGCTGCACGCGGAAATCGCCGGACTGGAGCCGGAAGTAGGCCAATTGAAAGAGCAGGCAGCCGATATCCGCAAAAGATTCTGGGAAGAGGTTACCGTCAATACCAGCACGGATGAGGACTTCCAGGAAACCTTTCTTACGGTTAACCAGCAGAGCATGGTCCTGTCAGAACGGGAACGGCGGTATGCGCGGCGGCTGCAGCAGTGGCGCAATATGAAGCGGCTGCTGCCATCCCCCTATTTCGGGCGGATTGACTTCCATGAGGACGGCCAGAGCACAGCGGAGCAGGTCTACATTGGTGTGTCCTCTTTTGCAGATACCGATGGCTTAAACTTCATTGTCTATGACTGGCGCACTCCCATTGCGAGCCTGTATTATGACTATCCGCCCGGCAGCGCTGCCTTTGAGACACCTGGCGGCCTGATCACAGGTACGATGGAACTGAAGCGGCAATACCTGATCCGTAACGGCCAGCTTCAGCATCTGTTCGATTCAAGTGTAACGATCGGTGACGAATTGCTGCAGCAGGTGCTCGGCAAAGGTGCGGATTCACAGATGAAAAGCATTGTTGCCACGATTCAGGCGGAGCAGAATGCGATTATCCGCAATGACAGCAGCCGGATGCTCATCGTACAGGGGGCGGCCGGCAGCGGTAAAACCTCGGCAGCGCTCCAGCGCGTAGCCTACCTGCTCTATAAACACCGGGAGCGGCTGACGGCGGACCAGATTGTATTATTTTCTCCGAACCCGATGTTTAACAGCTATGTTTCTACAGTGCTGCCTGAGCTTGGCGAAGAAAACATGCAGCAGGCCACCTTTCAGGAGTACCTGGAAACTTGGCTGGGAGATGATTTCCGGCTGGAGGACCCGTTCGACCAGATTGAATATGTGCTGACGGATCTTGATGGCGAAGGCTATGCGGCCCGTATGCAGGCGATGGAGTATAAAGCCTCGGAGACGTATCTTCAGGCACTTCAGGGATATTCACGGTGGCTGGGACACGAAGGAATGCTGTTTAAGGATATTATTTTCCGGGAACGGGTGATTATCTCCGGGGAGCAGATGAAATCGAAGCTATACAGCCTGGATCCTTCCATCCGTCTGGCGAACCGCATCGCCCTGGTGCAGAAATGGCTGCTTGAAGAGCTGGGCCGGCTGGAGAAAGAGGAGCAGGGGGCGGCCTGGGTGGAAGAGGAGCTGAACTATCTGGATTCCAGCCAATATGCGGAAGTGTTCCGGATGCTGCACAGTGAGCGGGGGGTCTTTGATTTTGCCGAGAAATTCGAACGGATTCAGGAAGTGATGCAGAACAAGCGCCGCAAGGATGAGAGTGACTTTGATTACGCCGAGCGTGAGGAAGCGCTGCTCAGCCAGATGGTCGTGAAGAAGCAGTTCCGGCCGCTGCGGCGGAGTGTGAAGCAGTTCCTGTTTGCGGATATCAGCGGGCTGTACCGTCAACTGTTCAGGGATGAACAGGCCTACAGGGAAATGACGGGTGAAGCCGGAGTGCCGGAGCATTGGACGGAAATCTGTGACCAGACCAAAGCGAAGCTGGACCGGCTCGAGCTTTTCTATGAAGATGCGACACCTTATCTCTATTTAAAAGAACTGATTGAGGGGACACGGACGAACACGCAGGTGCGCCATCTGTTCATTGATGAGGGGCAGGATTACTCCATGTTCCAGTATGAGTTTCTGCGGAAGCTCTTCCCCCGTGCCCGGATGACGGTCCTCGGTGATTTCGGCCAGGCAATCTTCACGCAGGCAACGAATCTGTCAGGAAGCCGCTCGCCGCTGGTTCAGCTCTACGGGGAGGAGGAGACCCGCCAGTTCCAGCTGGTCCGCAGCTACCGCTCGACCTTTGAAATCGTGGAATTTACGAAGCCGCTGCTGCCTGGCGGTGAGGCAATTATACCTTTTGAGCGGAGAGGCCGGAAGCCGGTGCTGGTAAAGACGCAGGGCGACGAGCAGCGGGCAGGACGTATAGCAAAGGATCTTGCTGCGCTGAAGGCTGAAGCCTATAACTCGATTGCTGTAATTACGAAGACGGCTGCGGAGAGTGTTGAAGCTTATGAGGCGTTGGAAGCTGCCGGTGTTCCAGGACTGCGGCTGGTTACCAAAAAGACACCGAACTTTGAGCAAGGCATACAGGTAATCCCGGCTTATCTGGCCAAAGGCGTGGAATTCGATGCTGTACTGATCTATGATGCCGCGCCGCAGACGTACCAGCGGGAGAGCGAACGCAAGCTCTTTTATACCGCATGTACACGCGCGATGCACCGGCTGCAGCTGTATACGAACGGCGAATGGACGCCTTTTGTGCAAGCGGTGGATGCGTCCCTGTATGAACTGGATGAGGGTTGA